In the Theobroma cacao cultivar B97-61/B2 chromosome 1, Criollo_cocoa_genome_V2, whole genome shotgun sequence genome, one interval contains:
- the LOC18611662 gene encoding E3 ubiquitin-protein ligase RKP, which yields MAEDSLRIGGLSSGLAVILNSEDEKENLSKARLISYCDDFGHQSVERALEYVFGLPNKSLGPLSGPIDSILIRSIIKNHLYLNSEALVSNRDGVGIVNNGMGPDVVGLEEFSICGEIRIIKPPLLLESLAVFSSARANACVWKGKWMYEVILETSGIQQLGWATISCPFTDHKGVGDADDSYAFDGRRVSKWNKKPEPYGQSWVAGDVIGCCIDLDHDEISFYRNGVSLGLAFSGIRKMGPGFGYYPAVSLSQGERCELNFGARPFKYPIDGYLPLQAPPAFSSFAKQLLDCLSRLLDMQSVERAERTSVEKLRRLKRFVSLEEIFHPVSHGICEEFFSVVEADCQSAEYIGWGPLLLFLMGIFGVQAPHDLLSLDRVLDVFLEFQGSHVMFEHIINALSCGCKTASLVLTECPYSGSYSYLALACHLVRREELMVLWWKSSDFDFLFEGFLSRKSPNKQDLQCMIPSVWWPGSCEDVSSESSMLLTTTALSDAVSKIEEKHRDLCLLVIQFMPPISPPQFPGSVFRTFVQNLLLKNRGADRNVPPPGISSNSVLVSLYTVILHFLSEGFGIGNICGWLKSCDSHGHDIGFLHRGGHQSFPIGLFLKNDSHRADISRLGGSFGHLSKSHPLHDQEAEVIRWEEGCMDDEETRVTHLTKQKPCCCSCYDVEFTKCSKYPVRTATKSSRHHCSSIPERSAQVAAECSTGSLNDEIADKPSSSDQSESEFGYHPVQHMRTVPRDSDVSSTTLREEELLDALLLLYHIGLAPNFKQASYYMSQQSQSISLLEEADKQIREQACSEQLKRLKETRNKNREEVIDCVRHCTWYRVSLFSQWKQRGMYATCMWIVQLLLVLSKLDSVFIYIPEFYLEALVDCFHVLRKSDPPFVPPAIFIKQGLTSFVTFVVTHFNDPRISSADLRDLLLQSISVLVQYREYLAAFENNEAAKQTMPKALLSAFDNRSWVPVTNILLRLCKGSGFGSSKHGESSSSSVIFQRLLREACINDEELFSAFLNRLFNTLSWSMTEFSVSIREMQEKYQVLEFQPRKCCVIFDLSCNLARVLEFCTYEIPQAFLTGPDTNLRRLTELIVFILNHVTTAADSEFFDLLLRRHGQSLEKVNRGMILAPLVGIIVNLLDASAEAELKEENDVVSVFASMDCPETMHYGFQYLLEYNWATSFRGEAYLPKLCQLEDFLSLLISHTEPQKIEGLQCGVTDADDGMCCICYACEADAQFAPCSHRSCFGCITRHLLNCKRCFFCNATVLEVVRTIEKTVER from the exons ATGGCAGAAGATAGCCTCCGGATTGGCGGGCtttcttctggtttggctgtGATATTAAATAGTGAGGATGAGAAGGAAAATTTGTCGAAAGCCCGTCTCATATCATATTGTGATGATTTTGGTCATCAATCCGTGGAGAGAGCTCTTGAATATGTCTTTGGACTTCCCAATAAATCACTTGGTCCGTTGAGTGGTCCCATTGACAGCATTCTAATTCGTTCTATTATAAAAAATCACTTGTATTTAAATTCAGAGGCTTTGGTTAGTAACAGGGATGGGGTTGGTATTGTTAACAATGGCATGGGACCCGATGTCGTTGGTCTTGAAGAATTCAGTATTTGTGGTGAAATTAGAATCATTAAGCCGCCTTTGCTTTTAGAGAGCTTAGCAGTGTTCAGTAGCGCCAGAGCTAACGCCTGTGTTTGGAAAGGGAAATGGATGTATGAAGTAATTTTGGAGACTTCTGGTATACAACAGCTTGGATGGGCTACTATTTCCTGTCCATTCACTGACCATAAGGGTGTAGGTGATGCTGATGATTCATATGCTTTTGATGGCAGAAGAGTTAGCAAATGGAACAAGAAACCTGAGCCGTATGGTCAGTCATGGGTGGCAGGTGATGTAATTGGATGCTGTATAGACTTGGATCATGATGAGATTTCATTCTATAGGAATGGTGTTTCTCTTGGACTGGCATTTTCTGGCATTCGGAAAATGGGGCCTGGATTTGGATATTATCCTGCAGTTTCTCTTTCTCAGGGTGAACGGTGTGAATTGAATTTTGGTGCTCGCCCCTTTAAATACCCAATTGATGGCTACCTTCCCCTTCAAGCACCTCCTGCTTTTAGTTCTTTTGCAAAGCAGTTGCTGGATTGCTTATCAAGGCTGTTGGATATGCAATCTGTGGAGCGAGCTGAGCGGACTTCAGTTGAAAAATTGAGGAGACTGAAGAGGTTTGTTTCACTTGAAGAAATATTTCATCCTGTATCTCATGGGATATGCGAGGAGTTCTTCTCTGTTGTTGAAGCAGATTGTCAAAGTGCTGAATATATTGGGTGGGGTCCTCTTCTGTTGTTCTTGATGGGGATATTTGGAGTACAGGCACCGCATGATCTGTTGAGTTTGGATAGAGTACTTGATGTCTTTCTAGAATTCCAAGGATCACATGTTATGTTTGAGCACATCATAAATGCTCTTTCATGTGGTTGCAAGACAGCATCATTGGTTTTGACAGAATGCCCCTATTCAGGATCATATTCTTATCTTGCGTTGGCGTGCCATTTAGTAAGACGTGAAGAATTGATGGTGTTGTGGTGGAAGTCATCAGATTTTGATTTCTTATTTGAAGGTTTTCTATCGCGGAAGAGTCCAAACAAGCAGGACCTTCAGTGCATGATTCCTTCTGTTTGGTGGCCTGGTTCTTGTGAGGATGTGTCGTCTGAAAGTAGCATGTTGTTGACAACTACAGCTTTATCTGATGCAGTTAGTAAG ATTGAGGAAAAGCATAGGGACCTCTGTCTCTTAGTCATACAGTTCATGCCTCCTATATCACCTCCCCAATTTCCTGGTTCTGTATTCAGGACATTTGTACAGAACCTTTTATTGAAGAATCGAGGAGCTGATCGAAATGTGCCGCCTCCTGGGATTTCAAGCAATTCTGTTCTTGTTTCTTTGTACACTGTTATTCTCCATTTTCTATCAGAAGGCTTTGGAATAGGGAATATTTGTGGGTGGTTGAAGAGCTGTGATTCCCATGGTCATGATATTGGTTTTCTTCATAGAGGTGGCCACCAAAGTTTCCCCATAGGTTTGTTTCTCAAGAATGATTCACATAGAGCTGACATTTCTAGGCTTGGAGGATCATTCGGTCACCTATCAAAATCTCATCCCCTGCATGATCAGGAAGCAGAAGTTATTCGGTGGGAGGAAGGCTGTATGGATGATGAAGAAACAAGAGTAACTCATTTAACCAAACAGAAACCATGTTGTTGCTCATGCTATGATGTGGAGTTTACAAAGTGCTCTAAATATCCTGTCAGAACTGCAACTAAAAGTTCCCGTCACCATTGCAGCTCTATTCCAGAAAGATCTGCTCAGGTTGCTGCAGAATGTAGCACAGGAAGTTTGAATGATGAGATAGCAGATAAACCTAGTTCCAGTGATCAGTCAGAATCAGAGTTTGGTTATCATCCAGTCCAGCATATGAGGACTGTACCTAGGGACAGTGATGTGTCTTCAACCACTCTAAGAGAGGAAGAACTTCTGGATGCTTTGCTATTATTGTATCACATCGGTCTTGCACCAAACTTTAAGCAG GCGTCATATTACATGTCTCAACAGTCACAGTCGATATCCCTCCTGGAAGAAGCGGATAAACAAATACGGGAACAAGCTTGCAGTGAGCAATTAAAGCGTTTGAAGGAGACTCGTAATAAAAATCGTGAAGAAGTTATTGATTGTGTCAGACATTGCACATG GTATCGTGTCTCTCTATTTTCCCAATGGAAGCAGAGAGGAATGTATGCCACATGCATGTGGATTGTGCAATTGCTACTGGTTCTTAGCAAATTGGATTCAGTGTTTATCTACATCCCTGAGTTTTACCTTGAAGCTCTG GTTGACTGCTTTCATGTCTTGCGTAAGAGTGATCCTCCATTTGTCCCGCCTGCAATATTTATCAAGCAAGGACTTACTTCATTT GTGACATTTGTAGTTACCCACTTCAATGATCCAAGAATATCAAGTGCAGACTTAAGGGATCTTCTTCTCCAGTCAATATCAGTCCTGGTGCAGTACAGGGAGTATTTGGCAGCTTTTGAGAACAATGAAGCAGCCAAACAGACTATGCCAAAGGCATTACTATCAGCATTTGATAACCGATCTTGGGTACCAGTTACTAATATTCTTCTGCGGCTATGCAAGGGTTCTGGATTTGGTTCTTCTAAGCATGGAGAATCTTCATCATCCTCAGTTATTTTCCAG agaCTTCTGCGTGAAGCTTGCATCAATGATGAAGAGTTGTTCTCAGCTTTTCTCAATCGTCTGTTCAACACTCTTAGCTGGTCAATGACTGAATTCTCTGTTTCCATTCGAGAAATGCAAGAAAAATACCAG GTATTGGAGTTTCAGCCGAGAAAATGCTGTGTCATATTTGATCTCTCATGTAATCTTGCAAGGGTGTTGGAATTCTGTACCTATGAGATCCCTCAAGCATTCCTCACAGGCCCTGATACAAACCTTAGAAGGCTGACCGAGTTGATTGTTTTTATTCTGAACCATGTAACTACAGCAGCAGACTCTGAATTTTTTGACTT GTTACTTAGACGGCATGGTCAATCTTTAGAGAAAGTAAACAGAGGCATGATATTAGCCCCTCTAGTAGGGATCATTGTAAATTTGTTGGATGCTAGTGCAGAGGCAGAATTGAAGGAAGAGAATGATGTTGTGAGTGTATTTGCAAGCATGGATTGCCCTGAAACCATGCATTATGGTTTCCAGTACCTGTTAGAGTATAATTGG GCTACATCTTTTAGAGGAGAAGCATATCTTCCTAAACTTTGTCAGCTAGAGGATTTCTTGAGCCTCCTCATCAGCCATACTGAGCCACAGAAGATTGAGGGGCTGCAATGTGGAGTAACGGATGCAGACGACGGTATGTGCTGTATCTGTTATGCTTGTGAAGCAGATGCACAGTTTGCACCATGTTCTCATAGGTCTTGCTTTGGTTGCATAACTAGGCAtcttttaaattgtaaaagatGTTTCTTTTGCAATGCTACGGTGTTGGAAGTCGTCAGAACCATAGAAAAGACAGTTGAAAGATAA
- the LOC18611663 gene encoding pentatricopeptide repeat-containing protein At3g02490, mitochondrial produces the protein MRHPWRFLLFRRYPRSPLLVPTMSQVFPPSIPPPPRTRSFHNISSHSHFTNPFNMKKELSMINCKSSTINHCSFSSEAAVEEKEPDHVLVTVTGIFTRLNDRNDIKRELELNDVVFSHDMILKVLRNVESSPDVARRFFDCILESNLEKLSSKSYNLMLGILGVNGWVEEFWSLVDVMKQKGYGISGGVRDRVAAKFEKDGLESDLERLKGVFASGSVDSSMEKFCSRVCKIVRSNVWGDDVEERLRDLNVAFSSDLVKMVLENLGTEPTKAFILFRWAEECGLLKHDQQSYNAIARVLGREDCIDRFWKVVDEMKSIGYEMEMETYVKVLGRFCKRKMIKEAVDLYEFKMASCNKPSVSCCTFLLRKIVVSKQLDMDLFSRVVRVFKESGNVLTDSMVDAVLRSLTSVGRLGECNKVLKVMEEGGFVAGRNLQSKIAFRLASAGKKDETAEFMDYVAASNTNLDHKAWGSLIEGCCAAGDLETALAYFQNMVEKEGVFYAGYAFEWLVNSYCSRKRAMDACKLLHKYVSENQLRPWHTTYKELIRKLLAQGGFRDGLSLLGLMKDHGFPPFVDPFIDYVSKSGSSEDAIAFLKSMTSKRFPSLSVVLRVFEAFFKAARQNEAQDLLSKCPGYIRNHADVLNLFCSKKSGQAVAAPPAIA, from the coding sequence atgagacATCCATGGCGATTTCTTCTCTTCCGAAGATATCCGCGGTCTCCTCTCCTAGTTCCCACCATGTCCCAGGTATTCCCTCCTTCCATTCCTCCTCCTCCTCGTACTCGCTCATTCCACAACATTTCTTCACACTCTCATTTCACAAACCCCTTCAACATGAAGAAAGAACTATCCATGATAAATTGCAAAAGCAGCACCATCAATCATTGTAGTTTCTCATCCGAGGCAGCCgttgaagaaaaagaaccaGATCATGTTTTGGTAACTGTGACTGGTATTTTCACTAGACTTAATGATAGGAATGATATAAAGAGagaattggagttaaatgatgTTGTTTTTAGCCATGATATGATTTTGAAGGTTTTGAGGAATGTTGAGTCTAGTCCTGATGTTGCAAGGAGATTTTTTGATTGTATTTTGGAGAGCAATTTGGAGAAATTGAGCTCAAAATCGTATAACCTGATGCTAGGTATTTTGGGTGTCAATGGGTGGGTTGAGGAATTTTGGAGTTTGGTTGATGTCATGAAGCAGAAAGGATACGGTATCTCTGGTGGTGTCCGCGACAGAGTTGCAGCGAAGTTTGAGAAGGACGGGTTGGAGAGCGATTTGGAGAGATTGAAAGGGGTTTTTGCCTCGGGATCAGTGGATAGTTCAATGGAAAAGTTTTGTTCTAGGGTGTGTAAGATTGTTAGGAGCAATGTGTGGGGGGATGATGTTGAGGAGAGGTTGCGTGATCTGAATGTTGcattttcaagtgatttggtgaAAATGGTTTTGGAAAATCTTGGCACAGAACCAACAAAAGCATTTATACTTTTTAGGTGGGCTGAGGAGTGCGGTTTGTTGAAGCATGATCAGCAGAGTTATAATGCTATAGCGAGGGTTTTGGGGAGGGAAGATTGCATTGATAGGTTTTGGAAGGTTGTTGATGAAATGAAAAGTATCGGGTATGAAATGGAAATGGAGACTTATGTTAAGGTTTTAGGGCGCTTTTGTAAGAGGAAGATGATTAAGGAAGCCGTAGACTTGTATGAGTTTAAAATGGCTAGTTGCAATAAGCCTTCTGTGAGTTGTTGTACCTTTCTGCTGAGGAAAATAGTGGTGAGTAAACAATTGGACATGGATTTGTTTTCCAGAGTTGTGAGGGTTTTTAAGGAGAGTGGGAATGTCTTGACAGATTCTATGGTTGATGCAGTTCTCAGATCTTTGACAAGTGTTGGTAGACTTGGTGAATGCAACAAGGTTCTAAAAGTAATGGAGGAAGGTGGGTTTGTAGCTGGCCGTAATTTGCAGAGTAAAATTGCTTTTAGACTTGCTAGTGCTGGTAAAAAAGATGAAACTGCTGAGTTTATGGATTATGTTGCAGCATCAAATACTAATTTAGATCACAAGGCATGGGGATCTTTAATTGAAGGGTGTTGTGCTGCTGGGGATCTTGAGACAGCATTAGCTTATTTCCAAAATATGGTTGAAAAAGAAGGGGTCTTTTATGCTGGTTATGCCTTTGAATGGTTGGTAAATTCTTATTGCAGCAGGAAAAGAGCGATGGATGCATGCAAGCTTCTGCACAAGTACGTTAGTGAGAATCAGTTAAGGCCATGGCATACTACGTACAAGGAATTGATAAGGAAGTTACTGGCTCAGGGTGGATTTAGAGATGGTTTAAGTCTCTTGGGCTTGATGAAAGATCATGGTTTCCCACCCTTTGTGGATCCATTCATTGATTATGTATCAAAGTCTGGAAGTAGCGAAGATGCTATTGCTTTTCTCAAGTCTATGACATCAAAAAGGTTTCCATCTCTGTCAGTGGTTCTCCGTGTTTTTGAAGCCTTTTTTAAAGCTGCAAGGCAAAATGAAGCACAAGATTTATTGTCAAAATGCCCAGGTTACATTCGTAACCATGCAGATGTTTTGAATCTCTTTTGTTCCAAGAAATCAGGTCAAGCTGTTGCTGCACCTCCTGCGATTGCTTAG
- the LOC18611661 gene encoding probable inactive receptor kinase At5g10020, whose amino-acid sequence MNLSFSFAFSFYFLLLILFFGFASASGFDPSELRSLLEFKKGIKTDPFDKVLSVWDPDTQPDPTSWTGVSRDPNSGSIVSLNLDRLGLVGDLKFHTLTPLRNLQNLSLSGNAFTGRVAPALGLITSLQHLDLSDNQFVGTIPGRITDLYGLNYLNLSGNKFAGGLPGGFRNLQQLRVLDLHNNALRGDIGELLGELRNVEHVDLSYNEFYGGLSVAVENVSSLANTLRFMNLSHNQLNGGFLKEEAIGLFKNLQVLDLGDNWITGQLPSFGSLPGLHVLRLGKNQLFGPVPEELLVGFVPLEELDLNHNGFTGSIRVINSTTLKVLNLSSNQLSGDLPSSLRSCETVDLSSNMISGDISVMQNWEASLIVLDLSSNKLSGSLPNLSRFEDLNTFNLRNNSLVGTLPSLLDTCPRLSVVELSLNQLSGPIPGGLFTSTTLKNLNLSGNHFTGPIPLQSSRVNELLVMSSYPQMESLDLSNNSLTGGLPSEIGNIARLKLLSLADNELSGQLPSELSKLSNLEYLDLSGNNFKGKIPDKLSPGLNEFNVSGNDLSGPVPENLRGFPKSSFSPGNSLLIFPNGMPSTDSAQNQVNDHARHHGSKGNIRVAIIVASVVAAVMIVFVLLAYHRAQLKEFHGRSGFTETTTAGDAKLGRLSRHSLFKFHQNAQTPQTSLSFSNDHLLTSNSRSLSGQQEFVAEIVEHSAPERVTTFSASVNPNLLDNQSVTSGRKSSPGSPLPSSPRFIEACEQPVILDVYSPDRLAGELFFLDTSLAFTIEELSRAPAEVLGRGSHGTLYKATLHNGHMLTVKWLRVGLVKHKKEFAKEVKKIGSVRHPNFVPVRAYYWGPREQERLLLADYIQCDSLALHLYETTPRRYSPLSFGQRLKVAVEVAQCLLYLHDRGLPHGNLKPTNILLADPDYHACLTDYCLHRLMTPTGIAEQILNLGALGYCAPELAAASKPVPSFKADVYALGVILMELLTRRSAGDIISGQSGAVDLTDWVRLCDQEGRGMDCIDRDIASGEEHLKAMDDLLAISLRCILPVNERPNIRQVYEDLCSISL is encoded by the exons atgaatctctctttttctttcgctttctccttttattttcttttattaatcttatttttCGGATTTGCTTCTGCATCTGGGTTCGACCCGTCGGAGCTCCGATCCTTACTCGAGTTCAAGAAAGGCATCAAGACAGACCCTTTCGATAAGGTACTCTCGGTATGGGATCCGGATACTCAACCCGACCCGACTTCGTGGACCGGCGTCTCCCGCGACCCCAACTCTGGCTCCATCGTTTCCCTCAACTTAGATCGTCTCGGACTCGTCGGCGACCTCAAGTTCCACACTCTCACTCCTCTCCGGAACCTCCAAAACCTCTCGTTGTCAGGCAACGCCTTCACGGGTCGGGTCGCACCCGCATTGGGCTTGATAACCTCGTTGCAGCATTTGGATCTGTCCGATAACCAGTTCGTCGGCACGATCCCGGGTCGGATCACGGATCTCTACGGGCTAAATTACTTGAATTTATCGGGTAACAAGTTCGCCGGGGGCTTGCCGGGCGGGTTTCGAAATTTACAGCAATTAAGAGTGTTAGATTTGCACAACAATGCGCTTCGTGGGGATATAGGCGAGTTACTGGGTGAGTTAAGGAACGTTGAACACGTTGATTTGAGTTATAACGAGTTTTACGGGGGTTTGTCTGTGGCTGTTGAGAATGTGTCCAGTTTGGCTAATACACTGCGTTTTATGAACTTGAGTCATAACCAGCTGAATGGTGGGTTTTTAAAAGAGGAAGCAATTGGGTTGTTTAAGAATTTGCAGGTTTTGGATTTGGGTGATAATTGGATTACTGGGCAGTTGCCAAGTTTCGGGTCTTTGCCGGGTTTACATGTTTTGAGATTGGGGAAAAATCAGCTTTTCGGGCCGGTGCCAGAGGAATTGTTGGTGGGTTTTGTTCCGTTGGAGGAGTTGGATCTCAATCACAATGGATTTACGG GTTCAATTCGTGTAATTAACTCTACAACTTTGAAGGTTCTGAATCTTTCTTCTAATCAGTTGTCTGGTGATTTGCCCTCTTCTCTAAGAAGCTGTGAAACAGTCGATTTGAGTAGCAACATGATCTCTGGTGACATATCTGTTATGCAGAATTGGGAAGCCTCTTTGATAGTTCTTGATTTGAGTTCAAACAAGTTGTCAGGAAGCCTTCCAAACTTGTCTCGCTTTGAGgatttaaacacatttaaccTTAGGAACAATTCCCTTGTCGGTACCTTGCCTTCTCTATTAGATACCTGTCCAAGATTGTCTGTTGTTGAACTCAGTTTGAATCAACTCAGTGGGCCTATACCTGGTGGTTTGTTTACTTCTACAACATTGAAAAACCTGAATCTTTCAGGAAATCATTTCACCGGGCCAATTCCTCTTCAAAGCTCACGTGTTAATGAATTACTTGTTATGTCTTCTTATCCACAAATGGAGTCTCTTGATCTCTCCAATAATTCTTTGACAGGTGGTTTGCCTTCAGAGATTGGCAACATAGCTAGACTCAAGCTGCTGAGTCTTGCAGACAACGAATTATCGGGCCAGCTGCCCAGTGAATTAAGCAAACTTAGTAATTTGGAATACCTTGATTTATCTGGAAACAACTTCAAGGGGAAAATCCCTGATAAGCTTTCACCCGGCCTCAATGAATTTAATGTGTCTGGTAATGATCTGTCAGGACCTGTTCCTGAAAATTTGAGAGGCTTCCCTAAGTCTTCATTTTCTCCTGGAAACTCATTGCTAATTTTTCCTAATGGTATGCCATCAACAGACTCAGCTCAAAATCAGGTCAATGATCATGCGAGACATCATGGTTCAAAGGGTAATATTAGAGTAGCGATCATTGTTGCCTCAGTTGTAGCTGCTGTAATGATTGTGTTTGTATTATTGGCATATCACCGAGCACAACTTAAAGAATTTCATGGAAGAAGTGGATTTACTGAGACAACAACTGCAGGTGATGCAAAGTTAGGCCGGCTTTCACGACATTCCCTTTTCAAGTTCCACCAAAATGCTCAGACGCCACAAACTTCATTGAGTTTTTCAAATGATCACTTGCTTACTTCAAATTCTAGGTCATTGTCTGGACAGCAAGAATTTGTTGCTGAAATTGTTGAGCACAGTGCACCAGAGAGAGTCACAACCTTTTCAGCGTCTGTAAACCCTAATCTACTAGATAATCAGTCAGTAACATCTGGGAGAAAATCCTCCCCTGGCTCTCCATTACCATCATCACCCCGTTTTATAGAAGCATGTGAACAGCCGGTGATATTGGATGTGTACTCACCTGATCGTTTGGCTGGAGAATTGTTCTTTCTCGATACTTCATTAGCATTCACTATTGAGGAGTTATCTCGTGCTCCAGCGGAAGTTCTGGGTAGAGGCAGCCATGGAACTCTATATAAAGCTACTCTGCATAATGGACATATGTTGACTGTGAAGTGGTTGCGTGTAGGACTGGTTAAacataagaaagaatttgCTAAGGAAGTTAAAAAGATAGGGTCTGTAAGGCATCCTAACTTTGTTCCAGTCCGAGCATACTATTGGGGGCCAAGGGAACAAGAGAGGCTTCTTCTGGCAGATTATATACAGTGTGATAGCTTGGCTCTGCATCTGTATG AGACTACTCCTCGGAGGTACTCCCCATTATCATTTGGCCAAAGACTGAAAGTCGCTGTGGAAGTTGCTCAGTGTCTGCTATACCTCCATGATAGAGGGCTGCCACATGGAAACCTAAAGCCGACAAATATACTCCTTGCTGACCCTGATTACCATGCTTGCCTCACCGATTATTGTCTTCATCGGCTGATGACACCAACTGGCATTGCAGAGCAAATTCTGAATCTGGGAGCTCTTGGGTACTGTGCTCCAGAACTTGCTGCTGCATCTAAGCCAGTCCCATCATTTAAGGCTGATGTGTATGCTCTTGGAGTGATCCTGATGGAATTGCTTACAAGAAGAAGCGCTGGGGACATAATATCAGGTCAATCAGGAGCAGTGGATCTGACAGATTGGGTTCGATTATGCGATCAAGAAGGACGGGGAATGGACTGTATTGACAGAGACATTGCTAGTGGGGAGGAACACTTGAAAGCGATGGATGATTTGCTTGCCATATCACTCAGGTGTATTCTTCCTGTGAATGAGAGGCCTAACATCAGACAAGTATATGAGGATCTCTGTTCAATATCCCTTTGA